CAGCTCTGCTGCCATTATCGTCCAGTCAGACCGCGGATCGGTTCATGGCAGCGACGGGGGGCCGAACCGAATCCACCAAATCCACTAGATGTGAAGAGTTAAAAcagaagaataaaagaaaaatgccaCCAGCCTTCCGACGGGTTTAACTTTAGCTTTTCCGTGCTAACCACTTGTTATGCTCACACGGATGTTTCAGAGTTAATCCCACCGCTTGAAGTCACTCCTCGGTTTTGTACTTACTGCTGTGCTTTCTGGGATACTTTAGCGCTTTTTATTCCTTCGCATGGAGCcactgttggtgtttttgtgattttgttcaTAAAGGTTCGGCAGCTTCGCTAGCTTAGCTTTGTTTACACACAGATTCCGGTGAACAGTCCGACAGCCAATCACAAGCGAGCAACGTCTTCTTCACTGGATTCAAATCCAACACATCGAAGATCAAACAGCGCCGCCCCTGGACAATTTAACAACTTGCGCCACAATCTCTCACAtgaacctgaacacacacacacacacacacacacacacacacacacacacacacacacacacacacacacacacacacacacacacacacacacacacacggtaatTTATTGTGTGTGGCATATTCAAACACAGCAATATTGCTCTTAATCTACACACTGAACATAAAAGTTGAAGAACTGAAGATCAAATTTGTCTTCCAGGAAATGAAGTGTAGATATTTTAGTTTGTTAAATTAGCATGTTTGTGATGCTACTATCCTTTTTGTCTGAtattacaatgaaaaaaaaagatgttttgttAAAACTGGGTTTTCTAATGAAGTACAATGATTCCAAACATGTCATTTTATTGTGGAATCAAGGTTATTTTAGGCATAATAAATCATGCTGGACAGGGACTGAGATGAGTGAATATGAGAGAATATGTGTCTGTTTATAGGAAGATATCATTACAATGTATATCTGGACAACTCTTGAGTAAAACTTAAGTAAAGGAGGAAATCAGACGGTATTCACCCAACACAGCATCAACCATGACTGTCAGTGGATCAGAGTGgatctccaccctcctccacggCTCTCTGACTCTCTGCAGGGTTTCTGACCTCATCAGCTGATGATCCACAGCTGCTGAACTCTACTTAAATGGACTCCCTGcacctcacacacaaacacacacatgctaacATCATGCCGCCGTTTGAGAAGAGTCAGCTGCAGAGCATACCTTTCAAACAGAGGAAGAGCTTTGGTAAACTTTTAGGGTCAACAAGCCGGAGGAGGAATACACACACTTTGATTCTCAcctgttttcttatttgttttctgtcttccagtgaccaggaagcaggaggtggCTGGAATCCGTGCGAAGTTCCCCAACAAAGTCCCGGTAAGCTTGGGGAGGGAAGCTGTCATCTGTGGAGGTCTGGTCCTGAGCTGCTGATGGTCTGCAGGTCATCATCGAGCGCTATGAGAGGGAGAAGTACCTGCCTCCACTGGACAAAACCAAGTTCTTGGTGCCACACGAACTCACCATGACACAGTTTGTCACCATTATCAGGTAAAAGGAGCTCAGCAGTATGGGATTCTCAAGAATCTGTCTGTCTTAATTTCAGCAGGTcaaagtctttattttcacactcaAGGATCTCATTCCTGTCATGGGAAACTGATTCCTTCAATGCATCTGTAGAGGGTTTCATTTGAGTGTAAGGATTGCTTGAGTCTGAAGTTCCTGCTCTGATCTGTTTTGAGGCGTTTTTTTGGTGTCATTCCAGGATTGATGTGATAGTTTATAGCTTCATCCTGATCAAGCAACATAAAACAAATCCGCTAACTAAGTTAACTTCTTTAATTCTGAGCCATATGACCAAATATAAGaatgaaatgtgacatttgGAGCCATCTGATCTGTGGACTGTGAATGGTGAGTAAGGTTAGAAATTGGTTTAAGATTTTCTGGTTCTACAAAATGTGCTTCTCATTTGTCTTTTCAAGTCATATTGCACATATTGTTCACAGTACAGACCCACTTCCCATCTTTAAAGAATTTCAAGAATTCTAAGAATTTATTGAGAATAATGAAAAGGTTTCTACACTCTTAAAATGGGGTCTTTTTAAATAACGTCAGTGGTGCTAACTGATAtgaacagtttgtttttgatgGCTACAAGAACATTCTAATGTTCTAACATtagaatgtttttgttttatttttgatttacttttttAGTACACCTGTAGCTTTGTCAAACGTGGTTAGAGCTGGATCTGAAGAAGAGACTCCTGTTTTGGTCTTTGACACTAGCCTTCCTTGGCTGTGGGTGTGTTTGAACCATGTAGCTGCTCTGTCTTCTCAGGAACCGCATGGCGTTGCTCCCCAGTCAGGCTTTCTACCTGCTCATCAACAGCAGCGGGCTGGCCAGCATGTCTCTGACCATGGCTCAGGTGTACAACGACCACCAGGACGACGACGGCTTCCTCTACATGACTTACGCCTCTCAGGAAATGTTCGGACACGGATAGCTGGCCTTTAGGTTTCACGCTCctgtaaatacaaaatatttGTAATGTTGGTCCTACCTGGTTTTTGTAAAATGGATTTTAATTCTGTTCAATAAATATGTATAGTTAATGGTCTGCTTACTGACTGCCATGGAGGTTCTGTTGGTGATACTAACTCGAGGAGGAACTGATGAGACAAAACTCTTGAGAAGGTGCAGCACCTTCTCTAAAATGTAGAGagaacagattttatttatatgtaGCATTCTGATGGTGTTTAGGTTGTTGCGTTTATTTTTGAAGTATCTGAGTTAATGTACCAGATGGCGATAATAAATAAAGCATGCATTAAGTTATGAGTTTGAAATTGTGGCGCATTTTAATACTTATTTCCTAAACTGGGGAGGAAATCTTAGTGTGATCTTTAAACTGCATGTTTTGTAAGATGAAGCagatttgttaatttttttatttgaccttTTCTACAATCTGAATTTCTCAAATGCTTCACTCTAAATCTTTTCTCTAAAGTACCCTGAACTTGCAGTAGGACCTGTATGATTAGAATCTTCAAAAAAAGACTTTCCATTAGCTCAGAAGCTTCAGTGTGGACAGATGAGCGAAGTTTATTATACAGATTGTGGTAGAAAGAAAAGACATGAAGATGAGGGGTGAACGGCAGTCTTGTCTCCTCTGGAGATCCTGACATCAGTGCAGGCAGCAGCAATGGGTCTTTTTCCTCTTTGGTTTGTATTTATAGTGGGTGAAGCAGACGGTCAGCACCAAGATGAACAGTCCCGAGCCGACGGTCACACAGTGCCAGTGATGGAAGTGGAACCCGGACTCGACTGAAAGACCTGAACACAGAACTGAAACTGTGGGAGCTGAACCGAGTCGTCTCTTCAGACATGAACCATCAGCTCCGACTACCTAGACACTTTCCCTGAATCTTAATCTTAACAGCATTCTGTCAGAAGTAGTGACGTCAAAGCAATCTGTAACGTGAGTTTagtattaatttttttcacattcctCTGTGATTAACAGCAAAGAAACATTAGCTCTAAAAGAATACGTCCGTCCAGCTGACAGGAAACCTCATGCATGACAGCCTGGATAATGCTCAGGGCTGACATGACTGCCACACTACCATACATTGTGGACTTCCAAAAGAGGTACTAAGTTCCCAGTCTCCCTGGTGTGTCATAAAATTTATTTGTCCATGTCCAGATGTAACTGCTGTGTTGATAATCCAAAGTCCAGCAGCTTTAATCCCTGAAACTTCAACGAATTTCTTCCCCAGCTCCGGTTGTTGTGCCTTTGGCCCACgaatcttatttttttcatcatagaaacagtttttctgtttttcatcagTCCCTCACAAGTTTCTCACGCACTCTGAACTTGTtctggtcctctctctctctgttttctgttgcacATTCTGTCATTTTTACTTAGAATTCaactgtagcagcattctgctgtcatacagtgacatctaatGGCCATATATGGTATGTACCAGTTTGTTTGATATAGAAAAATCATGTGTTACTATAATTGACATGAGCAGTCAACATAAAAGCTGAGAAGACGTAAATGTATGTCTTCTCAGGGTAAAAATGAGTTAGCATATAGCAGGACTCTCATATCAGCTCACTCAGGTCAGTATGAGCAGGaatgttttgaagaaaatgtctaaaatgtCTTATTTTGTACATTCCAGGCTTGATTACCTGAATCATGACAATTAAAACAAGCGATGGACCCTCACCTTGCAGAGTGACTCCTCCTCCAATCACCGGGCATATTTTCTCGGTGGCAGTGCAGTAGTAGAGTCCCAGGTCGTCGTCCTCCACGTCTGTGATGCTCAGTCCCAGAGAACGGTCGATCATGCTGACGGAGTATCGAGGGCCGAGCTGAAACACTGATGAGACACCTTCAGTTATTCTCATCTTCAAACCAGAGGAGATCACGACTGAACAGACACCTCCCAGACATGGAGGCGGTCACTTTAATATTGGATCTTTGTGTTGGTTTTCCATGGGTGTGACCTGTCTCGAACCTTGGACTGGTTGTCCTCCGCTCATTTTGGCACAGATGATCACAGTGGGTGGGAGACCCGGGTTGTGCTTGAGCCAGGTTGTGTGATGTACATAGGAGAGGTTGCAGCTCAGACTGATGTTTGAACCCAGCTGGACATGTTGGACGTCAACGGCAGGCACAGACAGCATCCCCACCTCGAATCTGAGGATGAACCCTGAAGTGGATCACAGGGAAATCAGACTTTATGACCAGCAGAGGACTATCAGATGTCATTTGGAttttaaacagacaaaaatcaGGAGGAAGGTGCAGAAGGGAAAGAATCTTATCttctttggggaaaaaaagctgccTTGTAAGTCTGCAGTGttataaaatgattttgtgTGACTACTTCCTGAATTAATACAATTTTAGGTGAAACATAAACCTTAGTTTCCTACAATGAATAATCTGAGACTACACAATTGGACATTTTCTGAAGCACTTCAttaggttttgttttctgtggtgtCCCTCAGGCCACAAACCTCGGGCGCAATCTGTGTACGTTAATCAGATCACCGGGTAGACTTTGCGAATGATTCTCTGTTCTCTGTAACTCAAACCGCAGTGTCAAATTTAAACACAATGGAAGAGTAACGCCAATGCACTAACCTTCAAATAACAACTCCAAAATAAAGACAACTACATCTTACTGGAGAAACCGACTTTCATTTCTATTTGATATCACTTCCTGCATTTTAAGGTCATCTAAAGCTTCTTTGGAATCTAAAACTCTCTTACTGATTGAATACCGGTAATCTGAGCGCACAGTGAGCGCacatttttcatattatttGATGGAGTTTCCTCCTCTGGTATCCCTCAGGGATCAAACATAGGCCTTTTGTTTTGGCTTCAGACTCACatgttttactttaaaatctgatgttatgcagatgacactgaATTCTGACATGTTATCTGAACTTTGTCATGTTTATGAGGTCCAGTCTAAAGAGTTTTTATGCTCATGTTAATCTGCACTGGCTGATTTACGTCTTGTTATTTCGTCTATTTCCTCATTGCCTGCAGTTCAGTCTGAGATCTTCACAGAACTCCATCGTACGACACAGTTACAGTTCAAAAtcttttcatctgtttcagCTGACTGAATAGtttcatctgctgctggaaaacattTATAACTCACCAAAAAGTGATATTAAAATCCATCTGGACCTCATCTTCTATTGTCTTCTGCTATCTGCGtagtttcctttgtttctgttttgttcaaGACCAAACAAACCACACCACTTCCTCTGTAACAGCCAAACCTTCGGTTTCCACTGAAAACCTCAACTCTGTGCTCTCACTAAATGTGAAACGAAAGAATAAAGTTGCAGAGGAAAAGTTTAATTCATGATTTCATTACATATTAAGTCTTCAGCACAAACTGGAAGCTTGAAATCTGCTGATATTGGTCTTTTTACATCAATATGGAAAAATCAACATAGTGAAACTTTCTGGCACAAACAATAAAGTGATGTAAAGTTACTTGATATTTAAATTCGAATCAACTTATTGAGTTAAAACATGCAGACCAAAGGAGTTTCAATACTCCATCACACTGTGGGAGGACTCAGAAGTCACTCAGCACTTCAAAGAGCAGATTATATCATGTAACCTGTACTGAAGTATTTATAAAGTATTTGAcatggaaatgaataaatcataaaatacataaataaatattctATATATTCTAAATATTTTTGACACATTCCACAGAAGTCATCAATCATTCTGATCATTcctgacattttttttgcattccaTTGGATTGTAAATACCTTAGTCATAAATTCTACAAGGATCATAAATCACGGATTCTGAAATTTAGTTACATGCATAGTTTTTTCCCCACCCTGTCAGGCAGTGAAATCACACAttaaatgagagagagaaaaaagttcTCTTCGATCCACAACTCCCCTGATCAAGAGGAAGACTTATTTTGAACTGAGTCCTTCATCCCGACTGTGACAGAATAAACTGGCCACCATGGACTGAGCAGGCTTTTCCCCAGtctctattcatccatccagtccCTCGTCCCTAGTTCCGAGCCCCCACCCCTCTGAATACCCACAGCCAGGTGAGGACCACAGCTTCCCCTGCTGCTCGACAGGGTCTCTGCTCATCCGCTGAGATCAGGTTCCAGTCGTACAGGAAGTCAAAGGATATCTGGATGAGATCTGGaaaacaggagaggagacacacaACTCTGGATTATTCCTGCGAGTGGCTATTCTTCACcttcttcaagtttttttttttttaattcctttaaaAGTTGGTTCTTTTAAAATTTTGATCATTTATCATAAAATGCTGCAACAATCTTTAgatcatttcaaataaattaatgaaCCTGTTAAATACCTTTTTTCACAAtcagtcttcagtcagtcaACCTTAATATCTTTGCACAACGTTCAGCGTCTCCCAGGAAACAGCTGCTCAACAGGAGTTTGCCCAAAAGGGTTGACGACTCCTACTGTAAACACCTACTTGGACACAAAGGATAATACTTTTGAAAGGCAGAAGTGGAATCAGAGGAGGAGTTTGTGGTCATCATGAGCTGTTTCACTCCTCATGGGTATCTGGCCTCTTGGCAGACTTCTGTATTATTGAAAGAAGCTTGGGtcattaaatttaaatgtttgtttttggctccttttttattttgtttgaattattATGACTGAACCCCATTACCTATTAGGGTCCATGAAGCTGGAAGACCCACTcagctcctcttccttctcttcattcTCCACATTTGGCGTTGTCATCACGCTGTCCTCCATCATCACATCCGCCACCATCCGctcttccttgtttttctccaggaatAACAAAATCTAAGCGGTCCATTGTGACAACAAGCAGCTGCTACATCAAACACTGAAGGTCAAATCACACGTGCAGACTGTTGTGCTCTTTTGCTGTTGCGTCGTGGCGCTGGTCCTTCTGGGCCACCGTACATTTGAGTAGAATAATTGGCTGCTTGTACAGACATCAGGAAACTCAGTCTGTGTCGGATAATCAGTTTATTGGAAGAAGACCAAGaacatacgtgtgtgtgtgtgtgtgtgtgtgtgtgtgtgtgtgtgtgtgtgtgttcatgtgtgtggtgtgtgtgtgtgtgtgtgtgtgtgtgagcacagcagctacttttacacACAGTTGAACAGATCTATCGCTGTAGCTCTACCTTGTTCGTATTCTACATGTCTGAGGTTTaactgctgctcagctcctcatggGGAAAGAATCAAAGTCACACAAGACAGAATCAGAGTTCTAAAAGAGGCATGCGGACTTTCTCTGCGCACAACAAATGACACAGAAGTCAaattctgctgctgtgtgacgcAGCGCGATGTTACAGACACCCTCACCCCTTTAAGAATATACTGGCATGAAAATGAGGCTGATAACATCTGTGTGAACCTGTAAGGACCTGGAAATACCTTAAATTAAACATTATTACTGGATTTGCATACcacaatgatttaaaaaaaaatggtctaATCTCCAGggtaaaaacaaagaaagtaaaacagataaaataccaaaaaaatagCTGGAATGGCAAAaaatggaaatgtaaaaaaacaaaaaaaacaaaacaaaaatgggaaaactgataaaaacaaaaggtAGGAAGATATTGATTTGAAAATGGCCGAAAAAGCTAAAATTATAAATTAATGAAAATCTAAATTGTAGCTTCATGAAtacaacttctttttttcaacgcatatcaaaacattttcttaaTGTCTGATCTTCATTACGGATTTTTTCGTGGCTCCAGACTAATTTTAATAGGTGGAAAAATCATGAAATCTTTTTCTTATGAAGGTCTCTGACCTTATTAAATGTCTGAAAATGCATTTGTCCTCCAATTTAAGAACACCACACTTCATGTATCATC
The nucleotide sequence above comes from Salarias fasciatus chromosome 6, fSalaFa1.1, whole genome shotgun sequence. Encoded proteins:
- the LOC115390157 gene encoding microtubule-associated proteins 1A/1B light chain 3C-like isoform X1, with the protein product MLTSCRRLRRVSCRAYLSNRGRALFVFCLPVTRKQEVAGIRAKFPNKVPVIIERYEREKYLPPLDKTKFLVPHELTMTQFVTIIRNRMALLPSQAFYLLINSSGLASMSLTMAQVYNDHQDDDGFLYMTYASQEMFGHG
- the LOC115390157 gene encoding microtubule-associated proteins 1A/1B light chain 3C-like isoform X2; this encodes MDSLHLTHKHTHANIMPPFEKSQLQSIPFKQRKSFVTRKQEVAGIRAKFPNKVPVIIERYEREKYLPPLDKTKFLVPHELTMTQFVTIIRNRMALLPSQAFYLLINSSGLASMSLTMAQVYNDHQDDDGFLYMTYASQEMFGHG